A genome region from Carassius gibelio isolate Cgi1373 ecotype wild population from Czech Republic chromosome A23, carGib1.2-hapl.c, whole genome shotgun sequence includes the following:
- the LOC127944203 gene encoding transcription factor HES-4-B-like produces MPADIMEKQTASPIAGAPASGSHTPDKPKNASEHRKSSKPIMEKRRRARINESLGQLKTLILDALKKDSSRHSKLEKADILEMTVKHLRNLQRVQMTAALSADTNVLSKYRAGFNECMNEVTRFLSTCEGVNTEVRSRLLNHLSGCFGQMMAMNYPQPAPAQQAHLAQPLHVQLPSTLPINSASMGPKLSPSEAVSPKVFGGFQLVPATDGQFAFLIPNPAFASASTPVIPLYANASVPVTVNASPLQASSAPTLASPVQGMTSFAGVSQAISPVGVSAGAESNEPVWRPW; encoded by the exons ATGCCAGCCGATATCATGGAGAAGCAGACTGCATCACCTATAGCTGGTGCCCCTGCCAGTGGATCTCATACTCCGGACAAACCAAAGAATGCCAGCGAGCACAGAAAG TCTTCAAAGCCAATCATGGAGAAACGCCGCAGAGCGAGAATCAACGAGAGCCTTGGACAGCTGAAGACACTTATTCTTGATGCTCTTAAAAAAGAT AGCTCCAGACACTCTAAATTGGAGAAAGCTGACATTCTTGAGATGACAGTTAAGCACCTGCGCAATTTGCAACGTGTTCAGATGACTG CGGCGCTGTCAGCTGACACAAACGTCCTCAGCAAATATCGCGCTGGATTCAACGAGTGCATGAACGAGGTGACTCGATTTCTCTCTACCTGCGAAGGGGTGAACACGGAGGTTAGGTCGCGACTTCTCAACCACCTGTCCGGTTGTTTTGGACAGATGATGGCCATGAACTACCCACAGCCTGCCCCAGCTCAGCAGGCGCATCTGGCTCAGCCTCTTCACGTGCAGCTTCCTTCAACTTTGCCGATCAACAGCGCCTCTATGGGCCCCAAACTCAGTCCATCAGAAGCGGTCTCACCCAAAGTCTTTGGAGGATTCCAGCTGGTGCCAGCTACTGATGGACAGTTTGCTTTCCTTATCCCCAACCCGGCTTTCGCTTCTGCTTCAACACCGGTCATTCCTTTGTACGCAAACGCAAGTGTTCCAGTGACTGTCAACGCCAGTCCCCTCCAGGCCAGCTCAGCTCCCACGCTGGCATCTCCTGTCCAGGGAATGACCTCCTTCGCAGGCGTTTCGCAGGCCATCAGTCCCGTTGGTGTTAGTGCCGGAGCAGAAAGCAATGAGCCGGTGTGGAGACCTTGGTAG